The following are encoded together in the Pygocentrus nattereri isolate fPygNat1 chromosome 15, fPygNat1.pri, whole genome shotgun sequence genome:
- the tax1bp3 gene encoding tax1-binding protein 3 — protein MSFIPGQPVTAVVQRIEILKLREGDNLILGFSIGGGIDQDPAQNPFSEDKTDKGIYVTRVSKGGPADVAGLMMGDKIMQVNGWDMTMVTHDQARKRLTKKSEDVVRLLVTRKSLQDAVRQSMMPR, from the exons atgtCTTTCATACCAGGGCAGCCTGTCACAGCTGTAGTG cAACGGATTGAGATTCTTAAACTACGAGAGGGTGACAATTTAATACTGGGTTTTAGCATTGGAGGAGGCATTGACCAAGATCCAGCACAGAATCCATTCTCAGAGGACAAAACAGACAAG ggcATCTATGTCACAAGGGTGTCGAAAGGAGGACCAGCAGATGTTGCAGGCCTTATGATGGGGGATAAAATAATGCAG GTGAACGGCTGGGATATGACCATGGTAACACATGACCAAGCACGGAAAAGGCTAACAAAAAAGTCTGAAGATGTGGTCAGGCTCTTGGTGACCAGAAAATCCCTGCAGGATGCGGTTAGACAGTCCATGATGCCACGCTAG
- the nr2f6b gene encoding nuclear receptor subfamily 2 group F member 6b isoform X2, translating into MAMVGGGWGNPNGSTNGLGEKGYLQGEEDESSPQAGNSDAEGGEDDKICVVDCVVCGDKSSGKHYGVFTCEGCKSFFKRSVRRNLSYTCRSNRECQIDQHHRNQCQYCRLKKCFRVGMRKEVQRGRIPPSHSGISPTSLVGGGGGGGGVGGPAMGGDFFNGQPAPELITQLLRAEPYPNSRYGAQCGQQLGGGNSAVMGIDNICELAARLLFSIIEWARNIPFFPDLPVSEQVALLRLSWSELFILNAAQSALPLHMAPLLAAAGFHASPMSAERVVSFMDQVRVFQDQVDKLTRLQVDSAEYSCLKAIALFSPDACGLTDPAHVESLQEKAQVALTEYERMQYPTQPQRFGRLLLRLPSLRAVPANLISQLFFMRLVGKTPIETLIRDMQLSGSSISWPYVPGQ; encoded by the exons ATGGCCATGGTGGGTGGGGGATGGGGCAACCCTAATGGGAGCACCAATGGCCTGGGGGAGAAGGGCTACCTGCAGGGGGAGGAGGATGAGAGCTCCCCACAGGCAGGGAACAGTGATGCAGAGGGGGGAGAAGACGACAAGATCTGTGTGGTGGACTGTGTGGTCTGCGGGGACAAGTCCAGTGGCAAGCACTACGGTGTCTTTACCTGCGAGGGCTGCAAGAGCTTCTTCAAGAGGAGCGTCCGCCGCAACCTCAGCTACACCTGCAG ATCAAACAGAGAATGCCAGATCGATCAGCATCATCGCAACCAGTGCCAGTACTGTCGTCTGAAGAAGTGCTTCCGTGTTGGCATGAGAAAAGAGG TCCAGCGTGGGCGCATCCCGCCATCCCACTCAGGCATCAGCCCCACCTCTctggttggtggtggtggtggtggtggaggggttGGTGGACCAGCCATGGGGGGTGACTTTTTCAATGGTCAGCCTGCGCCCGAGCTTATAACCCAGCTCCTGAGAGCTGAGCCCTACCCCAACAGCCGCTACGGAGCCCAGTGTGGCCAGCAGCTCGGTGGAGGCAACAGTGCCGTCATGGGGATCGACAACATCTGTGAGCTGGCAGCCCGGCTACTCTTCAGCATCATTGAGTGGGCCCGGAACATTCCCTTCTTCCCTGACCTGCCTGTGTCAGAGCAGGTGGCTCTGCTGCGGCTCAGCTGGAGCGAACTGTTCATCCTGAATGCGGCCCAGTCGGCCCTGCCGCTCCACATGGCACCGCTTTTGGCTGCTGCCGGCTTCCACGCCTCACCCATGTCCGCCGAGCGTGTGGTCTCCTTCATGGACCAGGTTCGTGTCTTCCAGGACCAGGTGGACAAACTGACGCGGCTGCAGGTAGACTCCGCTGAATACAGCTGCCTGAAAGCCATCGCCCTCTTCTCTCCAG ATGCATGTGGACTGACAGACCCAGCCCATGTTGAGAGTCTACAGGAGAAGGCCCAGGTGGCCCTGACCGAATATGAGCGCATGCAGTATCCCACCCAGCCGCAGCGTTTCGGCCGCCTGCTGTTGCGCCTGCCCTCGCTCAGAGCCGTACCCGCCAACCTCATCTCTCAGCTCTTCTTCATGCGGCTGGTTGGCAAGACGCCCATCGAGACGCTCATCCGAGACATGCAGCTCTCAGGCAGCTCAATTAGTTGGCCTTATGTGCCCGGACAGTAG
- the nr2f6b gene encoding nuclear receptor subfamily 2 group F member 6b isoform X1 translates to MAMVGGGWGNPNGSTNGLGEKGYLQGEEDESSPQAGNSDAEGGEDDKICVVDCVVCGDKSSGKHYGVFTCEGCKSFFKRSVRRNLSYTCRSNRECQIDQHHRNQCQYCRLKKCFRVGMRKEAVQRGRIPPSHSGISPTSLVGGGGGGGGVGGPAMGGDFFNGQPAPELITQLLRAEPYPNSRYGAQCGQQLGGGNSAVMGIDNICELAARLLFSIIEWARNIPFFPDLPVSEQVALLRLSWSELFILNAAQSALPLHMAPLLAAAGFHASPMSAERVVSFMDQVRVFQDQVDKLTRLQVDSAEYSCLKAIALFSPDACGLTDPAHVESLQEKAQVALTEYERMQYPTQPQRFGRLLLRLPSLRAVPANLISQLFFMRLVGKTPIETLIRDMQLSGSSISWPYVPGQ, encoded by the exons ATGGCCATGGTGGGTGGGGGATGGGGCAACCCTAATGGGAGCACCAATGGCCTGGGGGAGAAGGGCTACCTGCAGGGGGAGGAGGATGAGAGCTCCCCACAGGCAGGGAACAGTGATGCAGAGGGGGGAGAAGACGACAAGATCTGTGTGGTGGACTGTGTGGTCTGCGGGGACAAGTCCAGTGGCAAGCACTACGGTGTCTTTACCTGCGAGGGCTGCAAGAGCTTCTTCAAGAGGAGCGTCCGCCGCAACCTCAGCTACACCTGCAG ATCAAACAGAGAATGCCAGATCGATCAGCATCATCGCAACCAGTGCCAGTACTGTCGTCTGAAGAAGTGCTTCCGTGTTGGCATGAGAAAAGAGG CAGTCCAGCGTGGGCGCATCCCGCCATCCCACTCAGGCATCAGCCCCACCTCTctggttggtggtggtggtggtggtggaggggttGGTGGACCAGCCATGGGGGGTGACTTTTTCAATGGTCAGCCTGCGCCCGAGCTTATAACCCAGCTCCTGAGAGCTGAGCCCTACCCCAACAGCCGCTACGGAGCCCAGTGTGGCCAGCAGCTCGGTGGAGGCAACAGTGCCGTCATGGGGATCGACAACATCTGTGAGCTGGCAGCCCGGCTACTCTTCAGCATCATTGAGTGGGCCCGGAACATTCCCTTCTTCCCTGACCTGCCTGTGTCAGAGCAGGTGGCTCTGCTGCGGCTCAGCTGGAGCGAACTGTTCATCCTGAATGCGGCCCAGTCGGCCCTGCCGCTCCACATGGCACCGCTTTTGGCTGCTGCCGGCTTCCACGCCTCACCCATGTCCGCCGAGCGTGTGGTCTCCTTCATGGACCAGGTTCGTGTCTTCCAGGACCAGGTGGACAAACTGACGCGGCTGCAGGTAGACTCCGCTGAATACAGCTGCCTGAAAGCCATCGCCCTCTTCTCTCCAG ATGCATGTGGACTGACAGACCCAGCCCATGTTGAGAGTCTACAGGAGAAGGCCCAGGTGGCCCTGACCGAATATGAGCGCATGCAGTATCCCACCCAGCCGCAGCGTTTCGGCCGCCTGCTGTTGCGCCTGCCCTCGCTCAGAGCCGTACCCGCCAACCTCATCTCTCAGCTCTTCTTCATGCGGCTGGTTGGCAAGACGCCCATCGAGACGCTCATCCGAGACATGCAGCTCTCAGGCAGCTCAATTAGTTGGCCTTATGTGCCCGGACAGTAG